Genomic DNA from Gemmatimonadaceae bacterium:
TTGCTGGCTGACGCCCACCGGCCGCCTCTGGCAGCTGGGCTGGGAGTGGGCACTGCCGGAGTCGGTGCGACCGGTGGCCGTCGCGCCGCCGGAGTCGTTCGTGCCGTACGCGCCCGAGTGGGCCTCGGGCTGGGCTCCCACCATGCTCAGCGACCAGTGGCAGCTGGCCGCCCTCGCCTTCGCGGTCATGACCGGCGAGCGGCCGCCGCGCGACGAGACACCGCCGCCGCTCGCGCTGGTGCGCCCGGACTGCCCCGCGAAGGTGGCCACGATCATCGACAGGGCGCTGTCGCTCGATCCGGCGGAGCGCCACACCACGGTGGCGACCATGCTGCGCGCGATGGAGCGCGTGGCCAGCGTGCGCACGAGTGTGATCGGCATCGAGCGGGTCGCGCCGACCGCGCGTCGCGCGGCCGACCAGGAGGAGGTGCGCCTGCGCTGGGCCACCGGAGACGACTACGAGGTGCTCGCGCGCCTCGGCGCCGGCACCTTCGGCAGCGTGTGGCGCGTGCGTGACCTGTCGCTGGAGCGCGAGGTCGCGATGAAGGTGCTGCATCCCAACGTCGCCGACGACGATGCGGCGGTGGCGCGCTTCCGGCGCGAGGCGAAGCTCGCCGCGCAGCTCGCACATCCGGCCATCGTGCCCATCTACGACTGGGAATCGCGCGACGGGATCTCGTGGTACACGATGGAACTCGCGGAGGGGGGCTCGGTGGCGAGCCTCGTCGGCCGCGGCGGGGCACAGCCGGCGGTGGACATCGCCACGCAGGTGGACGGCATCCTCGATGCCCTCGAGGCGGCACACGGGGTGGGCATCGTGCACCGCGACCTGAAGCCGGAGAACGTGCTGATCGACCGGAACGAGCGGTGGCGCCTCACCGACTTCGGCATCGCGCACGGCCCCGGCATCACCGAGAAGCACGAGGGCACGGGGACGCCGGAGTTCGCGGCCCCGGAACAGATCATGGGCG
This window encodes:
- a CDS encoding protein kinase; this encodes MTAPDRPTMLTPAGGVPRVVLPTLPPHLQPWVLPPGWRWGRGSVRSAVRHYQEVIDALGRSLSLVTVPDKAHRPWLAAEARQLAHQSHPAIPTTYHYWTDSPEVARGPGYLRRWIAGESIEARTRRIGPDDAPGMLNLLRTVGTLLVYLHDQNLPHGAIGTGSCWLTPTGRLWQLGWEWALPESVRPVAVAPPESFVPYAPEWASGWAPTMLSDQWQLAALAFAVMTGERPPRDETPPPLALVRPDCPAKVATIIDRALSLDPAERHTTVATMLRAMERVASVRTSVIGIERVAPTARRAADQEEVRLRWATGDDYEVLARLGAGTFGSVWRVRDLSLEREVAMKVLHPNVADDDAAVARFRREAKLAAQLAHPAIVPIYDWESRDGISWYTMELAEGGSVASLVGRGGAQPAVDIATQVDGILDALEAAHGVGIVHRDLKPENVLIDRNERWRLTDFGIAHGPGITEKHEGTGTPEFAAPEQIMGEPQGASVDLFALGAIVAYTLTGRTPFGSGDARVIVARQLNGSPDLVGVPSPLVPFLERALAPLAETRFADAAEMRRAWHAALDELQDDTERGQWWWRWLGGS